From the Euphorbia lathyris chromosome 6, ddEupLath1.1, whole genome shotgun sequence genome, one window contains:
- the LOC136232144 gene encoding U-box domain-containing protein 17, with translation MASAAIFSSLRRRRSPSLEAFLAPVDLTDVALVQTLASVSTGLVSRFSGKSLFFQRKNSRSLIRKIELFVVLLEYLLDSGSSSSSSSNLSSTAVVCFKELYLLLYRSKILLDYCAQSSKLWLLLQNHSISGHFHDLNQEISTLLDVFPLNDVELSEDVREQIELMQKQARRARLYVDKNDEALRVKLLSFLDEFEHGRIPNLVELRLFFVDNLGVRDARSCRTEIEFLEEQIVNHEGDVEPTASVLNGFVAITRYSRFLLFGFEENEVDLQFGNQKKPRKGLITQEIADTFITIPKDFCCPISLDLMRDPVIISTGQTYDRSSISRWVEEGHCTCPKTGQMLVNTRLVPNRALRNLIVQWCSAHGVPYDPPENPDSTADGFAAALPTRAAIEANRATAALLIQHLASGSEGAKTLAAREIRLLAKTGKENRAFIAEAGAIPHLCELLSSSNPVAQENSVTAMLNLSIYDKNKSRIMNEQGCLSSIVEVLRFGITTEARENAAATLFSLSAVHDYKKRIADESGAVEALAGLLRVGTLRGKKDAVTALFNLSTHTENCSRMIEAGAVTALVQALGSEGVAEEAAGALALIVRQSIGAEAVGREEMAVGGLIGMMRCGTPRGKENAVAALLELCRSGGPSATERVLRAPALAGLLQTLLFTGTKRARRKAASLARVFQRCENFLHFGGLGAGYAFAGNSATNRDTGFVGDVSVTMSISVPVL, from the coding sequence ATGGCATCAGCAGCAATATTCTCGTCTCTGAGGCGGCGGAGATCGCCTTCTTTGGAGGCGTTCTTAGCGCCTGTTGATTTAACCGATGTCGCCCTTGTACAGACCTTGGCATCGGTTTCAACCGGTCTCGTTTCGCGTTTCTCTGGAAAATCCCTCTTTTTTCAGCGAAAGAATTCCCGGTCTCTGATTAGAAAGATTGAGCTCTTCGTAGTTCTATTGGAATATTTGTTGGATTCTGGGTCATCGTCGTCGTCGTCTTCGAATTTGTCCTCAACGGCGGTTGTTTGTTTTAAGGAGCTTTATTTGCTTCTGTATCGGTCAAAAATATTGCTCGATTATTGTGCGCAATCGAGTAAGTTATGGCTTTTGCTTCAAAACCATTCGATTTCGGGGCATTTTCATGATCTGAATCAGGAAATTTCGACCCTTTTGGATGTGTTTCCGTTGAATGATGTTGAATTGAGTGAAGATGTTAGGGAGCAGATTGAGCTTATGCAAAAACAGGCGAGAAGAGCGAGGTTATATGTTGATAAGAACGATGAGGCTTTGAGAGTCAAGCTTCTTTCGTTTCTAGACGAGTTTGAGCATGGAAGAATTCCTAATTTGGTCGAACTCAGATTGTTCTTTGTCGATAATTTGGGGGTTAGGGATGCCAGAAGTTGCAGGACGGAGATTGAATTCTTGGAGGAGCAAATTGTTAATCATGAAGGAGATGTTGAGCCTACTGCTTCTGTTCTTAATGGGTTTGTTGCAATCACAAGATACTCTAGGTTTTTGCTTTTTGGGTTTGAGGAAAATGAAGTTGACTTGCAATTTGGCAACCAGAAGAAGCCAAGAAAGGGGTTGATAACTCAGGAAATTGCTGACACATTTATCACGATTCCGAAGGATTTTTGTTGCCCGATATCGTTGGATTTGATGCGAGATCCTGTAATTATTTCGACAGGTCAAACATATGATAGAAGTTCAATATCTAGGTGGGTTGAAGAAGGGCATTGTACCTGCCCGAAGACAGGACAAATGCTCGTAAACACCCGCCTTGTTCCCAATCGAGCTTTAAGGAATTTGATTGTACAATGGTGCTCCGCTCATGGAGTCCCTTATGATCCACCGGAGAATCCGGATTCAACTGCTGATGGTTTTGCTGCAGCCTTGCCTACTAGAGCTGCAATTGAAGCCAATAGAGCTACAGCAGCTCTTCTCATCCAACACCTGGCAAGCGGATCAGAAGGTGCAAAGACTCTGGCTGCTCGTGAGATTCGTTTGTTAGCAAAAACAGGGAAAGAAAACCGTGCGTTCATAGCAGAAGCTGGGGCAATTCCTCACCTCTGTGAACTGTTATCATCTTCAAACCCTGTTGCTCAAGAGAATTCCGTGACAGCAATGCTTAATCTTTCTATTTATGATAAGAACAAAAGCCGGATTATGAATGAACAAGGATGTTTGTCATCAATTGTTGAAGTTTTGAGATTTGGGATTACGACAGAGGCGAGGGAAAATGCAGCAGCAACTTTGTTCAGCCTGTCAGCAGTTCATGATTATAAGAAGAGAATAGCAGATGAGAGTGGTGCAGTTGAAGCCTTGGCGGGCTTATTGAGAGTAGGGACACTGCGAGGAAAGAAGGATGCAGTCACGGCTTTGTTCAATCTCTCAACACACACAGAAAATTGCTCGAGAATGATAGAAGCAGGGGCTGTTACAGCACTTGTTCAGGCTCTAGGAAGTGAAGGGGTCGCGGAGGAAGCAGCAGGCGCATTGGCTTTGATTGTGAGGCAGTCAATTGGGGCTGAAGCAGTAGGTAGAGAGGAAATGGCTGTGGGAGGGCTAATAGGAATGATGCGGTGTGGGACTCCGAGAGGAAAAGAAAATGCAGTTGCAGCCTTGCTTGAGTTGTGCAGGAGTGGCGGACCGAGTGCAACTGAGAGAGTGCTCCGCGCGCCAGCATTGGCTGGTTTGCTTCAGACTCTACTATTCACGGGCACAAAACGAGCTAGGAGGAAAGCAGCATCACTTGCCAGAGTATTTCAAAGGTGTGAGAATTTCTTGCATTTTGGTGGATTGGGTGCTGGATATGCATTTGCTGGCAATTCTGCTACAAACAGAGATACAGGTTTCGTCGGTGATGTCTCCGTGACCATGTCAATTTCGGTACCTGTTTTGTAG